A single region of the Enterobacter cloacae complex sp. R_G8 genome encodes:
- the pepP gene encoding Xaa-Pro aminopeptidase: MSNQEYSRRRQALLAKMQPGSAALIFAAPEVTRSADSEYPYRQNSDFWYFTGFNEPEAVLVLIKSNDTHNHSVIFNRVRDLTAEIWFGRRLGQEAAPAKLGVDRALAFSEINQQLYQLLNGLDVLYHAQGEYAYADEIVFTALDKLRKGSRQNLSAPATLTDWRPVVHEMRLFKSQEELDVMRRAGEISALAHTRAMEKCRPGMFEYQLEGEIHHEFNRHGARYPSYNTIVGGGENGCILHYTENESELRDGDLVLIDAGCEYQGYAGDITRTSPVNGKFSPAQREIYDIVLESLETALTLYRPGTSIQEVTGEVVRIMITGLVRLGILNGDVDTLIAENAHRPYFMHGLSHWLGLDVHDVGAYGAERSRVLEPGMVLTVEPGLYIAPDADVPEAYRGIGIRIEDDIVITETGNENLTAGVVKSADDIEALMAAARP, from the coding sequence ATCTCGAATCAAGAGTATTCCCGTCGTCGTCAGGCGCTGTTGGCAAAAATGCAGCCAGGAAGCGCAGCGCTGATTTTTGCCGCGCCCGAAGTGACGCGCAGCGCCGACAGTGAATACCCCTATCGTCAGAACAGCGATTTCTGGTACTTCACCGGGTTCAATGAACCGGAGGCGGTACTGGTGCTGATCAAGAGCAATGACACCCACAACCACAGCGTGATTTTCAACCGCGTTCGGGATCTCACGGCGGAAATCTGGTTCGGTCGACGTCTGGGGCAAGAGGCCGCGCCAGCAAAACTGGGTGTGGACCGTGCACTGGCATTCAGCGAAATCAACCAGCAGCTCTATCAGTTGCTGAACGGGCTGGATGTGCTTTACCACGCGCAGGGCGAGTATGCGTATGCCGATGAGATAGTCTTTACCGCGCTGGACAAGCTGCGTAAAGGCTCCCGTCAGAATCTCTCTGCCCCGGCCACGCTGACGGACTGGCGTCCGGTGGTCCACGAGATGCGCCTGTTCAAATCGCAAGAAGAGCTGGACGTGATGCGTCGTGCAGGCGAAATCAGCGCACTGGCACACACAAGGGCGATGGAGAAGTGCCGTCCAGGCATGTTTGAATATCAGCTGGAAGGCGAGATCCACCACGAATTTAACCGCCACGGTGCCCGCTATCCCTCCTACAACACCATTGTCGGCGGCGGCGAAAACGGCTGTATTCTGCACTACACCGAAAACGAAAGTGAGCTGCGTGACGGCGATCTGGTACTGATTGATGCGGGTTGCGAATACCAGGGCTATGCGGGCGACATTACCCGTACGTCCCCGGTGAACGGTAAGTTCTCACCCGCGCAGCGCGAGATTTATGACATCGTCCTTGAATCCCTTGAGACGGCGCTGACGCTCTATCGCCCCGGTACCTCCATCCAGGAAGTGACCGGCGAAGTGGTGCGCATCATGATTACCGGCCTCGTAAGGCTCGGGATCCTGAACGGTGATGTGGATACCCTGATTGCTGAAAATGCGCATCGCCCCTACTTTATGCACGGCCTGAGCCACTGGCTGGGGCTGGATGTGCATGATGTGGGCGCGTATGGTGCAGAACGTTCTCGCGTGCTGGAGCCGGGGATGGTGCTGACCGTTGAACCGGGGCTCTACATTGCGCCGGATGCCGACGTGCCGGAAGCGTACCGTGGAATTGGCATTCGCATCGAAGATGACATTGTCATCACCGAAACCGGTAACGAAAACCTGACCGCGGGCGTGGTGAAAAGCGCCGATGACATTGAGGCGCTGATGGCAGCGGCACGCCCATGA
- the ubiH gene encoding 2-octaprenyl-6-methoxyphenyl hydroxylase, giving the protein MSVIIVGGGMTGATLALAISHLTKGQLPVHLVEAVAPEASDHPGFDARAIALAQGTCQQLARIGIWQAIADCATAINTVHVSDRGHAGFVTLDAQDYRIDALGRVVELHDVGLRLFRLLQDAPGVTLHCPARVASFSRSEEAVSVTLENGTVLDGQLLVAADGSRSALGTQCGVEWRSQPYGQVAVIANVSTAGEHNGRAFERFTQHGPLAMLPMSNGRCSLVWCHPQDKAADVEAWSDERFCSELQKAFGWRLGRITHAGKRAVYPLSLTTASQSISHRVALVGNAAQTLHPIAGQGFNLGLRDVMSLAETLSQAWHEQKDCGAYPVLSHYQKRRRADKEATIGVTDGLVHLFANRWAPLVAGRNLGLMAMELFIPARDVLAQRTLGWVAR; this is encoded by the coding sequence ATGAGCGTGATTATCGTTGGCGGGGGGATGACGGGAGCTACGCTGGCGCTGGCCATCTCGCATTTGACGAAAGGGCAACTCCCGGTCCATCTGGTGGAGGCCGTGGCGCCAGAGGCGTCCGATCATCCTGGTTTTGATGCCCGCGCCATTGCGCTGGCACAGGGGACATGCCAGCAGCTCGCGCGCATTGGCATCTGGCAGGCGATTGCGGATTGTGCGACGGCGATTAATACCGTTCACGTCAGCGATCGTGGCCATGCCGGGTTTGTGACGCTGGACGCCCAGGATTACCGCATCGATGCGTTAGGCAGGGTGGTTGAACTTCACGACGTCGGGCTGCGTCTGTTCCGTTTATTGCAGGATGCCCCGGGCGTGACGCTGCATTGCCCGGCGCGCGTCGCCAGCTTTAGCCGTAGCGAAGAGGCGGTCAGCGTGACGCTGGAAAACGGCACGGTTCTCGATGGCCAGCTTCTGGTCGCCGCCGATGGTTCTCGTTCTGCGCTTGGCACCCAGTGCGGCGTGGAATGGCGCTCGCAGCCTTACGGGCAGGTCGCCGTTATTGCTAACGTCTCCACGGCGGGAGAACACAATGGCAGAGCGTTTGAGCGTTTCACCCAGCACGGCCCGCTGGCCATGCTGCCGATGTCAAACGGACGCTGCTCGCTGGTGTGGTGTCATCCCCAGGATAAAGCGGCTGACGTTGAGGCCTGGTCCGACGAACGTTTTTGTTCCGAGCTGCAAAAAGCCTTTGGCTGGCGGCTGGGGCGTATTACCCATGCGGGAAAACGCGCTGTTTACCCGCTGTCGCTGACCACGGCATCTCAGTCCATCTCCCATCGCGTGGCGCTGGTGGGCAATGCCGCACAAACGCTGCACCCAATCGCCGGGCAAGGCTTCAACCTTGGGTTGCGCGACGTGATGAGCCTGGCAGAGACTCTGTCCCAGGCGTGGCATGAGCAAAAAGATTGCGGTGCGTATCCGGTGCTCAGCCATTATCAAAAGCGACGCCGGGCGGATAAAGAAGCGACTATCGGCGTCACCGATGGCCTGGTACATCTGTTTGCCAATCGCTGGGCACCGCTGGTTGCAGGCCGCAACCTTGGGCTGATGGCGATGGAATTATTCATTCCGGCACGTGACGTGCTGGCGCAGCGGACCCTTGGTTGGGTCGCGCGTTAA
- the ubiI gene encoding FAD-dependent 2-octaprenylphenol hydroxylase, with protein sequence MQNVDVAIVGGGMVGLALACGLQGSGLRVAVLEQNLPQPVAHDAPPELRVSAINAASEKLLTRLGVWSDIVAQRASCYHGMEVWDKDSFGHIAFDDESMGYSHLGHIIENAVIHHALWQKAQSCSDITLIAPAQIQQVAWGENEAFITLQSGDMLTARLVVGADGANSWLRNKADIPLTFWDYRHHALVATIRTEEPHGGVARQIFHNDGILAFLPLSDPHLCSIVWSLVPEKAQLMREATPEAFNQALCMAFDNRLGLCTLESERLVFPLTGRYARQFAAHRLALVGDAAHTIHPLAGQGVNLGFMDAAELVNELRRLHREGKDIGQHLYLRRYERSRKHSAAVMLAGMQGFRELFAGANPAKKLLRDIGLKLADTLPGVKPQLLRQAMGLNDLPDWLR encoded by the coding sequence GTGCAAAATGTTGATGTCGCCATTGTGGGCGGCGGAATGGTAGGGCTGGCGCTGGCCTGTGGTTTACAGGGCAGCGGTCTGCGCGTGGCCGTGCTGGAACAAAATCTGCCTCAGCCAGTTGCGCACGATGCGCCACCGGAACTGCGCGTCTCGGCAATCAACGCCGCCAGCGAAAAACTACTGACGCGCCTTGGCGTCTGGTCAGATATCGTGGCGCAGCGTGCCAGCTGCTATCACGGGATGGAAGTGTGGGACAAAGACAGCTTTGGCCATATCGCGTTTGATGATGAAAGTATGGGCTATAGCCATCTGGGTCATATCATCGAAAATGCCGTCATTCACCATGCGTTATGGCAAAAAGCGCAATCCTGCAGCGATATCACCCTGATCGCGCCCGCGCAAATCCAGCAGGTGGCGTGGGGGGAAAACGAAGCGTTTATCACCCTGCAGAGCGGCGATATGTTGACCGCACGGCTGGTGGTGGGCGCGGATGGCGCAAACTCCTGGCTGCGTAACAAGGCGGATATTCCCCTGACCTTCTGGGACTATCGTCATCATGCGCTGGTCGCGACCATCCGTACTGAAGAGCCGCACGGTGGCGTTGCGCGCCAGATTTTCCATAACGATGGCATTCTGGCGTTTCTGCCGCTGAGCGATCCGCACCTGTGCTCGATCGTCTGGTCTCTGGTGCCGGAAAAAGCACAGCTGATGCGCGAGGCGACGCCAGAGGCGTTTAATCAGGCGCTGTGCATGGCGTTTGATAACCGTCTTGGGCTGTGCACCCTTGAGAGCGAACGTTTGGTATTCCCATTGACCGGCCGCTACGCGCGCCAGTTTGCGGCACACCGTCTCGCGCTGGTGGGTGACGCGGCGCATACCATTCATCCGCTGGCCGGGCAGGGGGTTAACCTCGGCTTTATGGATGCGGCAGAGTTGGTGAATGAGTTGCGCCGTCTGCACCGCGAAGGTAAAGACATCGGCCAGCATCTCTACCTGCGTCGCTACGAACGTAGCCGCAAGCACAGCGCGGCGGTGATGCTGGCAGGCATGCAGGGCTTTCGCGAGCTGTTTGCCGGGGCAAACCCGGCGAAAAAACTGCTGCGCGACATCGGCCTCAAACTTGCCGACACCCTTCCAGGCGTAAAACCTCAACTTCTTCGCCAGGCGATGGGTCTTAACGACCTGCCTGACTGGCTACGCTGA
- the gcvT gene encoding glycine cleavage system aminomethyltransferase GcvT, producing MAQQTPLYEQHVLCGARMVDFHGWMMPLHYGSQIDEHHAVRTDAGMFDVSHMTIVDLRGSRTREFLRYLLANDVAKLKTPGKALYTGMLNASGGVIDDLIVYYFTEDFFRLVVNSATREKDLSWITQHAEPYAIDITVRDDLSLIAVQGPNAQAKAATLFNDEQRQATAGMKPFFGVQAGDLFIATTGYTGEAGYEIAMPNEKAADFWRALVEAGVKPAGLGARDTLRLEAGMNLYGQEMDESVSPLAANMGWTIAWEPADREFIGREALEMQREKGTEQLVGLVMKEKGVLRGELPVRFTDADGNPREGVITSGTFSPTLGYSIALARVPAGIGETAVVQIRNREMPVHVTKPIFVRAGKPVA from the coding sequence ATGGCTCAACAGACTCCTTTGTACGAACAACACGTGTTATGCGGTGCACGTATGGTGGACTTTCACGGCTGGATGATGCCGCTGCATTACGGCTCACAGATTGATGAGCACCACGCGGTACGCACCGATGCCGGTATGTTCGACGTGTCCCACATGACGATTGTCGATCTGCGCGGTAGCCGCACCCGGGAGTTTTTGCGTTATCTGCTGGCAAACGACGTCGCAAAACTGAAGACGCCAGGTAAAGCGCTCTACACCGGCATGCTAAATGCCTCCGGCGGCGTGATTGATGACCTCATCGTCTACTATTTCACTGAAGATTTCTTCCGCCTCGTTGTAAACTCCGCCACCCGCGAAAAAGACCTCTCCTGGATTACCCAACACGCCGAACCGTATGCCATCGACATCACCGTACGTGATGATCTGTCTCTGATCGCGGTGCAGGGGCCGAACGCGCAGGCGAAAGCCGCCACGCTGTTCAACGACGAGCAGCGTCAGGCCACCGCTGGCATGAAGCCGTTCTTCGGCGTGCAGGCAGGCGATCTGTTTATCGCGACCACCGGCTATACCGGTGAAGCGGGCTATGAAATTGCCATGCCGAATGAAAAAGCCGCCGACTTCTGGCGTGCGCTGGTGGAAGCGGGCGTCAAGCCAGCAGGACTGGGCGCGCGCGATACGCTGCGTCTGGAAGCGGGCATGAACCTTTATGGTCAGGAGATGGACGAAAGCGTCTCTCCGCTGGCTGCTAACATGGGCTGGACCATCGCCTGGGAACCGGCCGATCGCGAATTCATTGGCCGTGAAGCGCTGGAGATGCAGCGCGAAAAGGGCACTGAACAGCTGGTTGGCCTGGTGATGAAGGAAAAAGGCGTGCTGCGCGGCGAGCTGCCGGTACGTTTTACCGATGCAGACGGCAATCCGCGTGAAGGCGTGATCACCAGCGGTACCTTCTCCCCGACGCTGGGCTACAGTATTGCACTGGCACGCGTGCCGGCCGGCATTGGCGAAACGGCGGTGGTACAGATCCGCAACCGTGAAATGCCTGTCCACGTGACCAAACCGATTTTTGTTCGCGCCGGTAAACCGGTCGCCTAA
- the gcvH gene encoding glycine cleavage system protein GcvH, which yields MSNVPAELKYSKEHEWLRKEADGSYTVGITEHAQELLGDMVFVDLPEVGATVSAGDDCAVAESVKAASDIYAPVSGEIIAVNDALSDSPELVNSEPYEGGWIFKIKASDESQVAALLDATAYEALLEDE from the coding sequence ATGAGCAATGTGCCAGCAGAACTGAAATACAGCAAAGAACACGAGTGGCTGCGCAAAGAGGCGGACGGCTCTTATACCGTTGGGATCACCGAGCACGCGCAAGAGCTGCTGGGCGACATGGTGTTTGTTGACCTGCCGGAAGTGGGCGCGACCGTCAGCGCGGGCGACGACTGCGCTGTCGCGGAGTCCGTTAAAGCGGCATCTGATATCTACGCACCGGTAAGCGGTGAAATCATTGCCGTTAATGATGCGCTGAGTGACTCCCCGGAACTGGTCAACAGCGAGCCGTATGAAGGCGGCTGGATCTTCAAGATCAAAGCCAGCGACGAATCGCAGGTTGCTGCGCTGCTGGATGCCACCGCATACGAAGCCCTGTTAGAAGACGAGTAA
- the gcvP gene encoding aminomethyl-transferring glycine dehydrogenase yields MTQTLSQLENRGAFIERHIGPDAQQQQEMLKTVGADSLDALIGQIVPKDIQLATPPQVGEATTEVAALAELKAIAALNKRYKSYIGMGYTNVQLPPVILRNMLENPGWYTAYTPYQPEVSQGRLEALLNFQQVTLDLTGLDIASASLLDEATAAAEAMAMAKRVSKLKNANRFFVAADVHPQTLDVVRTRAETFGFDVIVDDADKVLDHQDVFGVLLQQVGTTGEVHDYSALMTELKSRKVVVSVAADFMALVLLTAPGKQGADIVFGSAQRFGVPMGYGGPHAAFFAAKDEFKRSMPGRIIGVSKDAAGNTALRMAMQTREQHIRREKANSNICTSQVLLANIASLYAVFHGPVGLKRIASRIHRLADILACGLQQKGLKLRHAHYFDTLCVDVADKAAVLARADAAQINLRSDIHNAVGITLDESTTREDIVNLFNVLLGDAHGLDIDTLDKEVALDSRSIQDGMLRDDAILTHPVFNRYHSETEMMRYMHSLERKDLALNQAMIPLGSCTMKLNAAAEMIPITWPEFAELHPFCPAEQAEGYHLMINQLSDWLVKLTGYDALCMQPNSGAQGEYAGLLAIRHYHESRNEGHRDICLIPSSAHGTNPASAQMAGMEVVVVACDKNGNIDLADLRAKAEQAGDKLSCIMVTYPSTHGVYEETIREVCEVVHQFGGQVYLDGANMNAQVGITSPGFIGADVSHLNLHKTFCIPHGGGGPGMGPIGVKAHLAPFVPGHSVVQIEGMLTRQGAVSAAPFGSASILPISWMYIRMMGAEGLKKASQVAILNANYIATRLKSAYPVLYTGRDGRVAHECILDIRPLKEQTGISELDIAKRLIDYGFHAPTMSFPVAGTLMVEPTESESKAELDRFIDAMLAIRMEIDRVQDGEWTLEDNPLVNAPHTQHEMVAEWTHGYSRELAVFPAGVANKYWPTVKRLDDVYGDRNLFCSCVPMSEYQ; encoded by the coding sequence ATGACACAGACTTTAAGCCAGCTTGAAAACCGTGGCGCCTTCATTGAACGTCACATTGGGCCGGATGCTCAGCAACAGCAGGAGATGCTGAAGACAGTTGGCGCGGATTCATTAGACGCACTGATCGGCCAGATCGTGCCAAAAGACATCCAGCTTGCCACGCCACCACAGGTGGGTGAGGCGACGACTGAAGTTGCTGCGCTGGCAGAATTAAAGGCCATCGCTGCTCTTAACAAGCGCTATAAGTCTTACATTGGCATGGGTTATACCAACGTGCAGTTACCGCCGGTGATCCTGCGCAACATGCTGGAAAACCCGGGCTGGTATACCGCGTATACCCCCTATCAGCCGGAAGTGTCCCAGGGCCGTCTGGAAGCGCTGTTGAACTTCCAGCAGGTGACCCTGGATCTGACCGGACTGGATATCGCTTCCGCCTCTCTGCTGGATGAAGCCACTGCTGCGGCAGAAGCCATGGCGATGGCGAAGCGCGTGAGCAAGCTGAAAAACGCCAACCGCTTCTTTGTGGCGGCGGATGTTCATCCGCAGACGCTGGATGTGGTACGCACCCGTGCGGAAACCTTTGGCTTCGACGTCATTGTCGATGATGCCGACAAAGTACTGGATCACCAGGACGTCTTTGGCGTGCTGCTGCAGCAGGTGGGTACCACCGGCGAAGTGCATGACTACAGCGCGCTGATGACCGAACTCAAATCCCGCAAAGTCGTTGTCAGCGTCGCCGCTGATTTTATGGCGCTGGTACTGCTAACGGCGCCTGGCAAACAGGGTGCGGATATTGTCTTCGGCTCTGCGCAACGCTTCGGTGTGCCGATGGGCTACGGCGGCCCGCACGCAGCATTCTTTGCGGCAAAAGATGAATTCAAACGCTCCATGCCGGGCCGTATTATTGGCGTGTCAAAAGACGCTGCCGGTAACACTGCGCTGCGCATGGCGATGCAGACGCGTGAGCAGCATATCCGCCGCGAGAAAGCGAACTCCAACATTTGTACGTCACAGGTTCTGCTGGCAAACATCGCCAGCCTGTATGCGGTGTTCCACGGTCCGGTTGGCCTGAAACGCATCGCCAGCCGCATTCACCGTCTGGCCGATATTCTGGCCTGCGGTCTGCAGCAGAAAGGCCTTAAACTGCGTCACGCTCACTACTTCGACACCCTGTGCGTTGACGTGGCGGACAAAGCGGCGGTGCTGGCACGTGCTGATGCGGCGCAAATCAACCTGCGCAGCGACATCCATAACGCGGTCGGCATCACCCTTGATGAATCCACCACCCGTGAAGATATCGTCAACCTGTTTAACGTGTTGCTGGGCGACGCGCACGGTCTGGACATCGATACGCTGGACAAAGAGGTCGCGCTCGACAGCCGTTCTATTCAGGACGGTATGCTGCGTGACGATGCGATCCTGACGCACCCGGTCTTTAACCGCTACCACAGCGAAACCGAGATGATGCGTTATATGCACTCTCTGGAGCGCAAGGATCTGGCGCTGAACCAGGCGATGATCCCGCTGGGCTCCTGCACCATGAAGCTGAACGCGGCGGCCGAGATGATCCCTATCACCTGGCCTGAGTTTGCTGAGCTGCACCCGTTCTGCCCGGCCGAGCAGGCGGAAGGCTATCACCTGATGATCAACCAGCTCTCCGACTGGCTGGTGAAACTGACGGGTTATGACGCGCTCTGCATGCAGCCAAACTCCGGCGCGCAGGGTGAATACGCCGGGCTGCTGGCGATCCGCCACTATCACGAGAGTCGTAACGAAGGCCACCGTGATATTTGCCTGATCCCAAGCTCTGCCCACGGCACCAACCCGGCCTCTGCCCAGATGGCGGGAATGGAAGTGGTCGTGGTGGCGTGCGATAAGAACGGCAACATTGACCTCGCTGACCTGCGTGCGAAAGCCGAACAGGCGGGCGATAAGCTCTCCTGCATCATGGTGACCTACCCGTCGACTCACGGCGTGTACGAAGAGACCATCCGTGAAGTCTGCGAAGTAGTACATCAGTTCGGCGGCCAGGTTTATCTTGATGGCGCGAACATGAATGCGCAGGTGGGCATTACCTCGCCGGGCTTCATCGGCGCGGACGTTTCGCACCTGAACCTGCATAAAACCTTCTGCATTCCGCACGGCGGTGGCGGCCCGGGTATGGGGCCAATCGGCGTGAAAGCGCACCTGGCACCGTTTGTTCCGGGCCACAGCGTGGTGCAGATCGAAGGGATGTTGACCCGTCAGGGCGCGGTGTCAGCGGCGCCGTTTGGTAGCGCCTCAATCCTGCCAATCAGCTGGATGTACATCCGCATGATGGGCGCAGAAGGGCTGAAAAAGGCAAGCCAGGTGGCCATCCTGAACGCTAACTACATCGCGACCCGCCTCAAGTCGGCCTACCCGGTGCTCTACACCGGCCGCGATGGCCGCGTGGCGCACGAGTGCATTCTGGATATTCGTCCGCTGAAAGAGCAGACCGGCATCAGTGAACTGGATATTGCTAAACGTCTGATCGACTATGGATTCCATGCACCAACCATGTCCTTCCCGGTTGCGGGTACGCTGATGGTGGAGCCAACGGAGTCCGAGAGCAAAGCCGAGCTGGACCGCTTTATTGATGCGATGCTGGCCATCCGCATGGAGATCGACCGCGTGCAGGACGGCGAATGGACGCTGGAAGACAACCCGCTGGTCAATGCGCCGCACACGCAGCATGAAATGGTGGCGGAGTGGACTCACGGTTACAGCCGTGAACTGGCGGTCTTCCCGGCCGGTGTGGCAAACAAATACTGGCCAACCGTGAAACGTCTTGATGACGTCTACGGCGACCGTAATCTGTTCTGCTCCTGCGTACCAATGAGCGAATACCAGTAA
- a CDS encoding SDR family oxidoreductase: MGIALVTGASRGIGKATALQLANEGYTVAVNYHHNIKAATDVINQIVGAGGKAFALRADISDEAQVLAMFDSLDREAEPLTALVNNAGILFEQSTIENLSAERINRVLATNVTGYFLCCREAVKRMSHKHGGKGGAIVNVSSAASRLGAPGEYVDYAASKGAVDSLTTGLALEVAAQGIRVNCVRPGLIYTDIHADGGEPGRVDRVKSLLPMQRGGQPEEVAQAIVWLLSEKASYVTGSFIELAGGK, translated from the coding sequence ATGGGTATTGCACTTGTCACCGGCGCCAGCCGCGGTATCGGTAAAGCCACCGCGCTGCAGCTGGCAAACGAAGGCTACACCGTGGCGGTGAACTATCACCATAACATTAAGGCCGCGACGGACGTTATCAACCAGATCGTCGGGGCGGGCGGTAAAGCCTTTGCCCTGCGCGCGGATATCAGCGATGAAGCGCAGGTACTGGCGATGTTCGACAGTCTTGACCGCGAAGCGGAGCCGCTGACCGCGCTGGTAAATAACGCCGGGATCCTGTTTGAGCAATCCACCATCGAAAATCTTTCGGCTGAACGCATCAATCGTGTGCTGGCAACCAACGTCACGGGGTATTTCCTCTGCTGCCGTGAAGCGGTAAAGCGTATGTCGCACAAACATGGCGGCAAGGGTGGGGCGATTGTGAATGTCTCCTCCGCGGCGTCACGACTGGGCGCGCCGGGTGAGTATGTGGATTACGCGGCGTCCAAAGGGGCGGTGGATTCACTGACAACCGGGTTAGCGCTGGAAGTGGCGGCGCAAGGTATCCGCGTTAACTGCGTGCGCCCTGGGCTTATCTATACCGACATCCATGCCGACGGTGGAGAGCCGGGACGTGTGGATCGCGTTAAGTCGTTGCTGCCGATGCAGCGCGGTGGCCAGCCGGAAGAGGTGGCCCAGGCGATTGTCTGGCTGCTGAGCGAGAAGGCGTCGTACGTGACGGGCAGTTTTATTGAGTTAGCGGGCGGGAAGTAA
- a CDS encoding 6-phospho-beta-glucosidase encodes MKKLTLPKDFLWGGAVAAHQVEGGWNKDGKGPSICDVLTGGAHGVPREITQEVVPGKYYPNHEAIDFHGHYKEDIKLFAEMGFKCFRTSIAWTRIFPKGDETQPNEEGLKFYDDMFDELLKYNIEPVITLSHFEMPLHLVQEYGAWTNRKVVDFFVRFAEVVFERYKNKVKYWMTFNEINNQRNWRAPLFGYCCSGVVYTEHDNPEETMYQVLHHQFVASALAVKAARRINPEMKVGCMLAMVALYPFSCKPEDVMFAQESMRERYVFTDVQLRGYYPSYVLNEWERRGFTIDMEPGDEQILREGTCDYLGFSYYMTNAVKAEGGTGDAISGFEGSVPNPHVKASDWGWQIDPVGLRYSLCELYERYQKPLFIVENGFGAYDKVEEDGSINDDYRIDYLRAHVEEMIKAVTHDGVDLMGYTPWGCIDCVSFTTGQYSKRYGFIYVNKHDDGTGDMSRSRKKSFEWYKGVIASNGETL; translated from the coding sequence ATGAAAAAATTAACCTTACCAAAAGATTTTTTATGGGGCGGCGCGGTTGCTGCTCACCAGGTGGAAGGCGGCTGGAACAAGGACGGCAAAGGGCCGAGCATCTGTGACGTGCTGACCGGTGGCGCACATGGCGTCCCCCGTGAAATCACTCAGGAAGTGGTACCGGGTAAATACTACCCCAACCACGAGGCCATCGATTTTCACGGCCACTACAAAGAAGACATCAAGCTGTTTGCCGAGATGGGCTTCAAATGTTTCCGCACCTCTATCGCGTGGACGCGCATCTTCCCGAAAGGTGATGAAACGCAGCCTAATGAAGAAGGGCTGAAGTTTTACGACGATATGTTCGATGAGTTACTGAAGTACAACATCGAGCCGGTGATCACCCTCTCCCACTTCGAAATGCCACTGCACCTGGTGCAGGAGTATGGCGCCTGGACCAACCGTAAAGTGGTCGATTTCTTTGTCCGTTTCGCGGAAGTGGTCTTCGAGCGTTACAAAAACAAGGTCAAATACTGGATGACCTTCAACGAAATCAACAATCAGCGTAACTGGCGTGCCCCGCTGTTCGGCTACTGCTGCTCCGGTGTGGTCTATACCGAGCACGACAACCCGGAAGAGACCATGTACCAGGTGCTGCATCATCAGTTTGTGGCCAGCGCCCTGGCAGTGAAAGCTGCGCGTCGTATTAACCCGGAAATGAAGGTCGGCTGTATGCTGGCGATGGTGGCGCTCTATCCGTTCTCCTGTAAACCGGAGGACGTGATGTTTGCCCAGGAGTCCATGCGTGAACGCTACGTCTTTACCGACGTTCAGCTGCGCGGTTACTACCCGTCTTACGTACTGAATGAATGGGAGCGCCGAGGTTTCACCATTGACATGGAGCCGGGTGATGAGCAGATCCTGCGCGAAGGCACCTGCGACTACTTAGGTTTCAGCTATTACATGACGAACGCTGTCAAAGCCGAAGGCGGTACCGGCGATGCAATTTCAGGCTTTGAAGGCAGCGTGCCCAACCCGCACGTGAAAGCCTCTGACTGGGGCTGGCAGATTGACCCTGTGGGTCTGCGCTACTCTCTGTGTGAGCTATACGAGCGTTATCAGAAACCGCTGTTTATCGTCGAGAACGGTTTTGGCGCCTACGATAAAGTGGAAGAAGACGGCAGCATCAACGATGACTACCGCATCGACTATCTGCGCGCTCACGTGGAAGAGATGATCAAAGCCGTGACGCACGATGGGGTTGATCTGATGGGTTACACACCGTGGGGCTGTATCGACTGCGTCTCTTTCACCACCGGCCAGTACAGCAAGCGCTATGGCTTTATCTATGTGAACAAGCACGACGACGGCACGGGTGACATGTCGCGCTCCCGTAAGAAAAGCTTCGAGTGGTATAAAGGTGTGATTGCCAGTAACGGTGAGACGCTTTAA